The DNA segment cagaaaacattcccCCAACCCCTCAGTCGTCGCTTAATCCCATTAACTCCTCGGCGTGCTCCCGTTTGCGCTCCCGGCAGCGCCCCCGGCCCGGAGCGGCCCCATCGCGGGCTCAGTCGCGACTCCGGACGGGAGACCCCCCGACCCCCCCGGGCGTCCCCGCAACTCCCACCCGTGCCCCGCGGATGTGCCGCCACTTATTggcagtttattttttctgtgtgggtttttccccccctttattctctttttcctcttttttcctccttccccgcccccttttcccctttccccgctcctcattttttttttgttttttaacaaacTCGGAGGCGGTCGGGATTTTCGGGTGTGAAAAAACGACGataaaagagtaaaaataacACCGggcaggtaaaaaaaaagagccaaaaagaaaaaaagaaaaaattgtgctTCCATAATCCCGGTTCATGTCCCGAAATTCGTTCGGATAAGAGGAAATAGGCTATTtaaaaaatgattttaaatggATACATATTTAGATAACCGGAGTCCAAATATTTTAAGAGTCTTAAAGGAGACCTTAATCAAATGCATCGCTGCGGAGAGACTAGTGGTGGCAAAGCCCACGCTCTCTCAGTCCCGGCTTTTCGTGGAATCCAGTTGAGAAATCcgccagtttaaaaaaaaaaaatcccgaATAAAAGTCTAAAATATTCCCAGGTCAGAGGGGCACCGTCTCATTAAAACCAGCGCGGTCCTGAAACTGCACTGCAGACATTAAAGTGCAGTATTTTTCAATTAGAGCTGACGAATTCAATCAAAATTCCATAGATTAGGATGAAATGAGGCATGGGTCATTTACAGGGGAATTTAATTGCAGAGCCATTAGACAAATAGTATATTTGCCATTCTCACATTATCCATCATTTTAGACATCAATAGAAGGAACAGCATCTTTACTAATACAGCAGCACTTCCCAATCTCTGCCTGTAAACACTCCCTTTCCCCATAGCTCCTGATTATATCTGATTTCATTTAAAGCCATGGGGGATTATAAATGTTCCTGCAATCAGGTTCATTAGGACTtcaaaaatctcatttctgaTTTGTATTGCTTTGCGGATCACCCAGTGCAGAGcgctttaaaaaaaaaattgagaataaataaataataaaatcaaacGCTGTTTCATTACCGGGGCCACTTCGAGGTTTGATTATCACCCTGAGGAGCCCCTTTTTAGCTTGCGGGAGGCAAGCCCGGCTTCCCGCTGGGATCACGCCCTCCCCTCATCCCGCAGCATCCCGGGGGGCTCCATCCTGCTCCAGAGGGTCCCGGGTGCGGGGAAAAACACCCGACGGGACGGCAAAgccttttttttgggggggtgggagggtgtGTTTCACTCCTTAATTCTCCGCAGCGCTTTGCCAACAGAGAGGTGCGTGCATCAGGGCGGGGAATTCCTATTATTTGGGAATTATTTGGCAGCTGGACCGTCGGTGGTTGATGCTGCAGGGTGGGAAAACGAGCAGGAGAAGCCCCACcgcacaaaaaaccccaaaccaaacccgCAAACAACCCTcgaggagagaaggtctctgagatttttttctttaatagcaGCTTAATATTAAACGTCTTTCATAAAACACACACATCCAGatagactttaaaaaaaaatagagaaaaaaccccagaaaagcCTTCATTTCCCCCAAATGTATGGCGTGCACAGCGCTGTGTTAGCTGCCTCAGTAATTTAATTGGAATGAAACGTgaaaaatgtgtcattttttgAAGAATTTATGCATCGCTTCCTGGAAATCTCATTGTCTTAACTAGCAGCCTACTGTGTTCTGTTTAGCAGGCATAATCGCATTTTTATGTGTCTCCGTATTAGAAGTTAATGTGACCTCCCGTCTTTAGCTGctggaaaataataatagagaaaaaaaataaaaatgatccTTTCCCCATAACATCTGCATCAAAACAAGGCGCCGGcaggaggaaaaatatattaaaaaaaaatatatatatttggggtgtgtgtatgtatttaaatatatatagcCAAACGCTTCTTCACCCGCCCGCCAAACTTATCAGCACAAGCCCGGAGCATCATCCCACCCGgagcatcatcatcatcatcatcatcatcatcatcatcccgCCTGgagcatcatcatcatcatcatcatcccaCCCGGAGCATCATCACCATCAGCACCAGCCCGCCTGGAGCATCACCCGCGCCGCCGGCAGAACGGCTGAAacggagggaaaaaaacccccacaacccGCTAAAAGTCggttttttaaagctttttgcCGTTTTTGTGTCCGTTTCGCGGGGTGTTCGGGGGTCCCCCCGACGGCCGAGCCCAGCGCGCCCCCTGCGGGCCGCGGAGCGCCGCGCACCGCCCCACGCGTGtcccgcgcccgccgcccctCCGGCCCCCCGAGCGCCTCATCCCCCCCTGGATGTGCattcccaccctccctccctgccccggcTGTGCGGCGAGGCCGGGGAtgtgggatttgggatttgggaGGGATGCGGGCGCCTGGTGGGACCGTGTCTCCAATGCAAACGCGGCCGATACGGATGTAAAACGGGGCATTCTTCCCGCGCCCGGGACCACACAAAAGATGAAAGAGGCCCCAAAGTTTAGATCGGGCTGGTTCAAACGCGTGAGGACTCGGCCAGGATGGGGTTCTTTACCTAAATCCCTTTCAGTTCCCACCCCCTGCTCCGGCCACCAAAACAAACCGTAAAGTCAAACGGGCACTCAAGTCCCGAAGTCTGAAGGGGTCATGGAGATTTGCCGCGGGGCATTCCCATGACTGGGAAATCCGGGAACACGGGGTGGGCTTGGCAATGCAGTTGCCCATCCATATACGACTTAAAGGGCAAGGGACACTGTGGAAGCAGCAGGTGGaagctgggagagggaggaatttctttttcctccccatttccCTCGCACCAGCTGCACAACCCACgccagcactggctgctggTGCACAGCCCAGCCAAACATGCAAAATGagttatttatatatatttaaaaaaaaaaaactcaaaccgTGTGTAATTAAGCAGTGGAAGGATTTGGTGAgtgctgtgtgagagctgcctGCATGAGCACAGCTGTTCCTCCAAGGGAAACACATGTGCACACGCTTTGGTTCAACAGGAATTAATTTGGGGAAGTTGAAAgtctgggaaaaagaaatcctcACGCCTCCTGGTGCCTTTGGCTGAGTCACTGTGGGAAATTAAAGCTCAAACTCCTCCACTTGGGGTTGCCACTGGGTTTTCCAGCCCTTtctgtgccagcctgggaaCAGGGATAGGTGGGTATGGGAGGTTTTGGTGCATCCCTTGGTTTGTGGGAAGCCAGAAGACACAGGGAGCTGTGTCACCACCTCCCGTGTGGAATAACCAGCACTTTCTTGGTGCTTTCTACAtagaaaaatagatattttttttgtctatttCAAGGTCTATATTAATGCCACTGATACTGCACCCTGCTAAGGGCTGCCACCTGCACCTCTGGTCCCACTGCTGCTCGTGCCACTCGGAGGGGAGGTCTATCCAAGGGGATCTGAGGCTCACGTGGGCTGCTTGGAGTGACCTGCTGTGTGTACCTGCCTTTGCACACCTGAGAGCCCCCGCTTGGCAGGGATCCTCTATAACGAGCATTATTCATATCTGCAGCCGGCTCTCAACAGCTACTAATCATTTTATTACTCTTTATAATCTATTTAAAgcacaattagaaaaaaatcgATACAAAGTCACAGCCGAAAGCACATTTTAGCTCCATTATAAATCCCTGGAAAACAGCCATCTATCACGGGGAGCGGCTCCTCGGCTCGGTGACAGCAATGGATGCTCCGAGCTCCGTGCAGGGAGGCAGCGCTGCCCTGGGACGCGGCTCTGCTCCTTCAGAGCACCTCCCCTtggggctccagcagcaggtAGTCCCgcagagccctgggcacaggcagcGAGGGGACGAGGCGGTGGCACCTGCTGCCCAGGCGGTGCCGGATGCTGGAGCGGCACAAGTGCTGCAGGCACCGCACGGCGCCCGCCAGCCCGAACAGCGACTCGTAGAAcggctggtgctgctgcaaagAGAGGGGCAACACGGGCAGCGCCTGGGCTGGGGTTTCCTCCTGACTGCCAGACAAGCTGGAGATGCTCTAGGGTGAAGATCTAAGGGACAGCGGTAAGAAACACAAGTGCGGCTGTGGGTTAAGGGGCCCATGCACTGACAGAGCTCTGCAAGAAAAGGCTGGGTGAGGAATTCCCCTGTGGAAGCACGTGGAGAAAGCTGCTCTCATGGCCAGCACCCCTGCAGGAAGCTCTTGGAGAAGAGACCCCAATTCTGAGACAGGGAAACGAAGTGAGATCAGGCTGTGTGGCCTCAGCCTTTCCTTCGAGTGGAGTAAACTcctttctccatccctggagtggCTGAAGGGCTGTGAGTACGTCCCAGCAGCCGCCCATCCCTTCACAGCCTCTGGGGCCAGGAGCCATCCCAGATGATGCCACAGCAGGATGGCCATACCTGTTGCACATCTGGGAAGGAGCTTTTTCAGACCAAAATAAgcactgctgggcagtgctCTGGCTCCAGGGGCACTCCAGATGCTGGGAGTGGATTTTATtgcaggctggggcagggatgtgggGTTTGATGTCAGTGGAGCTAAGGGGATGCAAACCTTTATGGATGAATCAGCTGTGTCGTGGTGCTCTGGGGACTattccaattattttttctccactCAAGGGAAGTTTgggtggggaaaaaagccctCTCTGTGGGTAAAAGCCCCTCCTTGGGACTCAGCCATCCCTGCCAAAGTCCAGCAGTGTCTCACCTGGAACACCTCCTCCGGCACCGCCTCAGCCCACTCCTGGGAGATGGGAATTTGTGAGTAGGAATTGAAGAGGACCTCGATGACCTCCGGCACAGCTGCACAGGACTTCAGCACCTACCCacgggcacagggagggctcagacagacaggcagggcCCAGAGGGGGAGAACATCCACCTGCTACAGCTGAGCTTTGTCCCACCCTGCCGTGGTCCAGGCTGGGATAGCCCCGTGTCGGGATGAGGCATGTGTAGGGTTTCTCCTGGCATGTTTTGGAGATCTTTCTCCATTTGTGAAGTGCTGAGGCACTTGTTCCTCTGGATCCAGCCCTCGCTTCTTATTTACACTTTTGGCTGGTGCGTGACAAGCCAggataatattttctttattgtttgATGTAAAATCAATGAAATGCAGAGCCACGAGGCAGCTGCACCGGGGGCTGATGTACCAAGCCTGTCTCTGGTATTCCCTGGGCAGGAGAATGTCCTCCTGACAGCCCTGCTGGCTCCATCCTGCCCTTTGCCCTGCCCCCTCCACCCACTGCCACACCACACGGGGTTTGCATTTccatcctgcccagcagcatcTCAGTCCCCATGCCATggtctcctctccctgcctggaCTGGCAGACTCTCCCAAACCCTCCCATGGCCCCATCCTTTTATTTCCTAAAGCACCCCGACTGCGAACCCCCATGAGCCTGGGGACACGTGGGGGCCGGTGTGGGGCCGGTACCTTGTGGAAGGCGCGGGGCCGTATCCTTTGGGCGCCGTGgttgagcagcagctgcacggTGAGGTGTGGCCGCCGCTCCCGGTGGGATGCCAcgctctgcagggccaggcccAGCGGGGTCACACCGTCATAGTCCATGGCATTGACGTCGGCCCCGCGGAGCAGCAGGAACCGCGCCAGGCTGGCATGGGCTGTGCCACACGCCTTGTGCAGGGCGCTCCTCCGCGCCTCGTCCCGGGCATCCACGTCGGCACCGTGTGCCACCAGCAGCCggcacagctccagggagtCCTCGCCGGGAGCTGCAGTCCCACAGAGCGCACCGAGGGCCGTCTCGCCCCGCGTGTCACGCGCGTCCACGCGGGCGCCGTGTCGCAGGTACAGCCGGGCGTGGGCACCCAGGCCGTGCCGCGCCGCCACGTGCAGAGCCGTGTGCCCGCACGCCTCGCTCGGAGCGTCCACGGCAGCCCCATGTcgcagcagcagcctggcacaCCTGCACAGAGCGGGCACCACGAGGGGTGGAGGGGGCAGACCCGTGGGGTGAGGATGGAGGTCATGCCGGAGCTGGGGTTGTGGCTCTTGAGCAGTTTGGGGGGAGCAGGGGAGGCTGGGGAGGGTGGCAGTGTGTCCTGGTGGGTTTGGCAATGTGTTCCTCCTGCCCTTGAGCAGCATCGCTCATGAATGGTCATCCTTGACCACCTTGACTTTTCTTTGCCCATCTTGACCACTTTGACTGTCTTTGACCACCTTGACCATCCTTGACCCACCCCGGTCACACCTTCCCAGGTCACAACTTGCTTGGACATAAAAATGGattctccttcttcctttaaGGGACCCaaacacctgagctgggctcctGCCTTGGAGGGGCCTGGAATGTTGtgtttcatggaatcacagaatatcctgagttggaaggcacccagGAAGGATGATGGAGTCCAAGTCCTGGTCCTGGTTTTCTGCCTACCCTCAACAACATCACCTTTGCAGGTGGTTTAAATCTGCATAAATTAGTTTTGCTGGCTTGTTTGGCACCCTTGAGGATGgaacagcagcacctgcagttCCCAGGAGGACTAATAAAGGCAATGTCCCCTCTTCTCCCCCTGCCATCACCGTGTCTGGGTGGAAGGAGGGGTCGTGGCTGCTGCGCAGTGGGGACACCAGTTCCCATCAGAGCCTTCTGCCAATGGATGGGGGTTGCAGACGCCTGGTATGCCCTGGTGggagggttattttttttttctggggatgTGTGTGAGTAAACGGATGTGATGAGCCAGTCTGAATGAATCAGAGCGACTGCTCCGTCTccccccggggccgccgcggCTCGGTGTCCCCGCTCGTGCTGTCGCGACTCAGTGTCACCGGCCGGGCCGCCGCGGCTCGGTGTCCCCGCTCGTGCTGTCGCGACTCAGTGTCaccggcggggccgccgcggCTCGGTGTCCCCGCTCGGACTGTCACTGACTCGGTGTCCCcgcccaggcagggctggcggCAGCCGCGTCACCCGTGGggctcagctccctgctggggcacagaggggccgATTTTCGGACGGGGGCAGATCCACCGGCCAGCTAAGCTGGACCTTGAATAAGTGGCGAGCTCGTGTTTCCCAAGAGAGGTGGGGAGGGCCATCCCTTGGGAACCAGGCGTCAGCAGTGGTTGAGTGGagtccagggaggagcagaaacATTAAAACTCTCCCTGTCTCTTTAATTTTCCTCAAATAAGCTTTTCTTTTAGCTCAGGtgtcagcagagccctgagtgAGGCTCTGGGCTGATGCAGAAGCAAAATGAGGGTGAGCTGAGGAGGAGTCAAGTCCCAGCCTGatcctcctgcagcaggcaTGGGGAAGAAGAGGAGTCCCAGGGAGGAAGGACAGTGCCAGGACATTGCTGGTTTTTCCTGGTGCAGATGAATACTACCATATATATATGGGGACAAtgacaataataaaataataataataataatgtgcTTGACTCTTTCTGGACCTGCAGTGTCACCTGCCCCAGGATTTGACAGGAGCTGGCGAGACATCCACTGTCCTTGGCAGTGCAGGGTCTACAAATACCTCCTTAGGCTGCTTTTCTTGTGCTCATCAAGCCTGAGTTTGCCaagaaaaagctgctgcaggatTTGTGTGTGCAGATGCAGCACTCCCAGATGTGCCAGCCCTCACCAGAGGCATCTGCTGGGGCTGTGGTTGTGGCTGAGCTGATCAAGGTGAGGTTGTGCCAGCTCCCCAGATCTTTATTTTACAATTCCCTTTTTACTCCAAAAGAGGCTGCAGCCCTTTCCAAGCAATGGCTTGTCTCACTGAGGCTTTTTGGAGGTCTGCTGTCTGCTCCTGGGAGGTACAACTTTGTCAGGGGGGATCTGTTATTGGAGCAATCACTCAGTCACTCCACCACATTGCCTGGTCTTGTCCATCCTTGTCAGCAGGGAATTTGTAGCCCTAATTATAATGACTCCCTCAGGACCTCTCCAGATTGGCACAGGTAGCTCTGGCACCCTAATAATGGCACCTAATGAAAATAATGCATTCAGGGAAAACCAAGGGATGGTTCTGcagggaaaagtgaaaaaaacccaaacatttctcACTTCACTGCCAAAATGCAACAGCCTAGTCCATGAGAAAAATCCccttttgttctattttttttaataggtgaCACTTAAAGCACCCCTGTTCCTTCCCAGGCAAGGAGGAGGCTGTGCTGAGACACCTTGGGCAGAAACACCTCCCTGGATTTGGACAGTGCCCAGGCTGAAGTTTCCACCTGCACAGGTAAGACAGAGGGAATGAACATTCCTCTGCCCTCCATTTCCAGGTGAAGGGGGGGACAACATGGAttgcccagcagagccaggagctgcatccagtcagtccctccagcccagcaccctccctgtgccacgGGGTTTTCCCTTACAGAGAATTCAATACAGGGAGATCAATTCCTCTGGACCTCCTTCCAGACATCCCAAATATCCTTCTGTGGAAATCCCATCCTTTCCAGGTGCTGTTGAACTGAAGGGTTATTCTTTTTGGTTATCAAGTTCAAAGTTCAATTTGTTGGAAGAAACCCAAGTCAGTTTATATTGAATTTTCCCCCTGGGTGCTCCTCCCTCAGCAAAGAGGGAATGTTAGTGAGGAACTATAAATGAGGGGATCTCTTCTGGTGCATGGAAAGGCTGGGGCCCTGTGAGGAGCACTTGCCTCCTGTTTGGATGTCTGGGCCATCACCAGGGGCTGGGGAGATGCTCTTATTAAcctttaaaatctcttttcatGTTCTCTAACACTTCACCAGCATTTTTggctcttttttaattttttaaaaaatttttttaattgacactCTCTTGTTTGCCATCAGATTAGAATAAAACCCCCTTAAACAAAGCTCAGTGATTGTTGACTGATTTTTTGAGGgtgtgatagttttgatccaggctAAGACTCCCACAGAGTCTCCAATTTTCTGGGAATATTGAAAGAATACACTTAGTTTAGTTTTAGGTTTAGCTCAGCAGGAATTCAGAGGCACAGTGGCAATGcaaataaatttgttttccaTCCAGCCTACTTTTCACTAGCTTCAACTCCCTCCCCAACCCTTCCCAGCTCATTTGCAGTGCTGGGTAACACATCTCAATGTCTCTTCCTTGGGCAAGTCACTTGGTAGGTTAAAGTGAATTTGTGGTGGCGGGCGTTGGTGCTGCAGGTTTGCCTCGTGCTGGGCTCCTGGCTCTGAGACACGGGAGAAAACCATCTGGAGTTGCTTTCCCTGCTTCCCCCAtccacagagccagggcaggatgTGCCCAGTGCCATCCCACTGCCAGGATGGCTCCTGGCTCTTGCTCAGGACTGAAAATGCCCAAGCTTGGGGAAGTGGGATTAACTTTAAGTGGGATGTGATGAGTAaccagcaggaggagcaggaggttggGGCAGCGGAGGCGGCAGCAACACTCCTGTCCCAATCCCCCCGCTCAGAGCCCCGGTTTTGCCAAGGAAAAAGCCCCCTGTTTGTGTTCCCCCTCCCTGGGGTCACAGCAAGGCTCACCTGGAGGAGCCCCCGTGTTGTcacagctccagggacagggtCAAGCTTGGGCTGTTCCCTCCCGCTGCTTTGGGCTCCTTAGGAGCtggtttgctctgctctgctctgctctgccttcccaagAGAATGGCTCCAAATGCTCCAAGTTGTGTATTTATCatggctgcccagagcagaagATGAGGTTTAGCACAGGATGATGCTAAATGCTGGTTTTTCAAAtctctgggttgttttttttaatttttttaaaattttatttttagtaatgCTTATTTCCTGCAGCCAAAAGGGCCAGTGGGTCCAGGATGATGCTGGAGTAGCTGGagggtgccctggggctgggctcaCCATGTCTGTGCCCACCTCCCTGGCATTTGGGAGCCTCACCTTGACCACATTATTCCCCTTTTAGGTACCCGCCTTCCTGCTTGGCTCCTGTTTCCTGCTAATTCCTCCCAGGATAAGCTCTCCTCATCCAACACTCCCAAAACAAACCCTATCCTGTCTCTGGCACCTCTTGTGCTCGCTCCCTACCCCCTGAATCCTTGCATGAACCCCCTGGGCACGGACTGGCCTCCTGCATTGACTCATCCCACCATTATCCCCCatccctcagcactgcaggctcGGAGCAGGAAGAGAACTCTGTTTTCAGCTCCCAGGGTGGAGTGAAAGCTTGAAGAAGCAAAGGCTCAGCCATAAGCCTGAGTTGTCTGGAGGTCAGGGTGGCATCTTTTCCCATCCCTTGGCTTGACTTGTCCCTCATCCCTCTGtggaaggctggagaggaggaattCTCTCCGGGTGGGCTCTCCCTGGTTGCATGGCAGACCTGGGATGTTCAGAGAGACTCACAGATCTGAAGGAGGACTCTACAGATGTGCTTGGCATCCCTTCCTCAGTGGGCACCgtgctggcaggaggcagccatGTCCTGCATCCCTGCCATGTGCTTTCCACCACCCCACGCCTGCTCTTCCCTCCCTGGCACCGCTGACACTCTTCCTCTCCCcctcaattatttttattttattttttttcggGGTGCCAATAAAGGCAGACTCCTTTAATCATCCCAGCTttaagagggaaaagggagagcgCCAGGGAGAGAGTGCAGTGAATTTAGAGACTCATCTTACCCCACCATGTTAATTATCTCGGCTGTAAAAAAGAGGTCAAGGAGAGGAACTCTACTAAATAGGCCGACGTTGGCATGAACAGCTCCTAAAGTGAAGAAGGTAAGACTGAACTTTactggaactttttttttccatctcttcaaAAAGCTCCTAGATTAAAGCTCTGATATCCTTTTTGTTGAAATCTCATGGATTCTGAAGCTCAAATGGCTGGAAGGAAGcccagataatttttttttatcccagtCACTGAGAGGCTCAAAGGTTTTAAGTCCTGCCCCCATGGTGAATTGCCGAGTATATGGGAATAGAGAGGAACCTGGCACATAGGTGTTCTGGCCATTGTTATcgagagggagaaaaataaaatagctctCTATGTAGGTCAATGACCTGCTCTTTATTGTCAGTAAAAAATTAAGGATGACCTAAAATCTACTACTCAAcggaaaaaataataaaataaaaaaaaaagaaggcgAGGTAAAGTAGTCTCCCCCTAATCAAAGAGGAAATGTTTGTGTTACCTAAAGCTTGACCTCCTCAGTCTCTAACTTTAGCAAAGTCTTTGCCATTGAAAAGCA comes from the Pithys albifrons albifrons isolate INPA30051 chromosome 8, PitAlb_v1, whole genome shotgun sequence genome and includes:
- the ASB18 gene encoding ankyrin repeat and SOCS box protein 18, with product MGEAAGPAPAKLQISSQLDSEQPLTARAPVTRYYTALVTGDLRSLEVLTDQYHQDVNLVFEITENELEWQVKSQALYGLSGLWALERRWHRSSPLCLAAQHGHTAVLRHLLRRGAHPDLAPGAQGPLHEACRAGHTDCAELLLEHGADPNLRSEQGLAPLHLCTTRHSLGCARLLLRHGAAVDAPSEACGHTALHVAARHGLGAHARLYLRHGARVDARDTRGETALGALCGTAAPGEDSLELCRLLVAHGADVDARDEARRSALHKACGTAHASLARFLLLRGADVNAMDYDGVTPLGLALQSVASHRERRPHLTVQLLLNHGAQRIRPRAFHKVLKSCAAVPEVIEVLFNSYSQIPISQEWAEAVPEEVFQQHQPFYESLFGLAGAVRCLQHLCRSSIRHRLGSRCHRLVPSLPVPRALRDYLLLEPQGEVL